A DNA window from Myxococcales bacterium contains the following coding sequences:
- a CDS encoding alpha/beta fold hydrolase, with protein MSHVDHFSLPTSHGPILSLRRTVGGGDASARGPGLARRPVLIVPGYGMNSFVFGFHPTGRSLEASLAARGLEVWSVDLRGQGKSTRGHVVDFSLGDLAVDDLGAALAFVARETRTGATTVDLIGCSLGATLAFAHLVLVEGAVERVGSVVSLGGLVTWRRVHPLLRAAFVSPWVVGNVRLAGTRQAARLALPALAKVAPGLLSLYINARSTDLSRASELVRTVEDPVASLNREIAEWVGRRELVVRGVNVSRGLRSVRNPVMVVVGRQDGIVPEETARAVYDEVGAGRRELLLVGTEEWPIAHADLFVANHAEARIFEPIADFLTSS; from the coding sequence ATGAGTCACGTCGACCACTTCTCCCTCCCCACGAGCCACGGACCGATCCTCTCGCTGCGGCGCACGGTGGGCGGTGGCGACGCCTCGGCTCGAGGCCCAGGACTCGCGAGGCGGCCCGTGCTCATCGTCCCCGGGTACGGCATGAACTCGTTCGTGTTCGGTTTCCATCCGACCGGCCGCTCCCTGGAGGCGTCCCTCGCGGCGCGCGGCCTCGAGGTGTGGAGCGTCGACCTCCGAGGTCAAGGCAAGAGCACGCGCGGCCACGTGGTCGACTTCAGCCTCGGTGATCTCGCGGTCGACGACCTCGGCGCCGCGCTGGCCTTCGTCGCCCGAGAGACACGCACCGGCGCGACGACGGTGGACCTCATCGGCTGCAGCCTCGGCGCCACGCTCGCCTTCGCGCACCTCGTCCTCGTGGAGGGAGCGGTCGAGCGCGTGGGCAGCGTCGTGAGCCTCGGGGGTCTCGTCACCTGGCGCCGCGTGCACCCCCTGCTGCGCGCCGCGTTCGTGTCGCCGTGGGTTGTCGGGAACGTGCGGCTCGCGGGCACCCGGCAGGCGGCCAGGTTGGCCCTGCCGGCGCTCGCGAAGGTCGCGCCTGGACTCTTGTCGCTCTACATCAACGCGCGTTCGACCGATCTCTCGCGTGCGAGCGAGCTCGTCCGCACGGTCGAGGACCCGGTGGCCTCGCTGAACCGCGAGATCGCGGAGTGGGTCGGGCGGCGGGAGCTCGTCGTCCGCGGCGTCAACGTCTCGCGTGGGCTGCGGTCGGTTCGCAACCCCGTGATGGTCGTGGTCGGGCGGCAAGACGGCATCGTCCCCGAAGAGACGGCGCGCGCGGTGTACGACGAGGTCGGCGCTGGGCGCCGCGAGCTGCTGCTCGTCGGCACCGAGGAGTGGCCGATCGCGCACGCCGACCTGTTCGTTGCGAACCACGCCGAGGCCCGCATCTTCGAGCCCATCGCCGACTTTCTGACGTCATCTTGA
- a CDS encoding class I SAM-dependent methyltransferase has protein sequence MSDVTQKRSKTQGSNLSHFGPEYYERHYERAATRVHGPTEIGHLATMIMSYVAWLGGEVESVLDVGAGTGLMRDHFRAHYPSVHYRSLEVSPYAASKYGHELANIATFRARETFDLVICQGVLQYLDDAAAEAALERLGVLSRGFLYLEAITARDLRTVCDLERTDAQVFARPGSFYRARLRGAFRFVGCGLYYSKAGELRFYELERGPGA, from the coding sequence GTGAGCGACGTGACGCAGAAACGCTCGAAAACGCAGGGCTCAAATCTCTCGCACTTCGGGCCTGAGTACTACGAGCGCCACTACGAGCGGGCGGCGACGCGGGTCCACGGGCCGACCGAGATAGGTCACCTCGCCACGATGATCATGAGCTACGTCGCGTGGCTGGGCGGCGAGGTGGAGTCGGTCCTCGACGTGGGGGCGGGCACCGGGCTCATGCGCGACCACTTCCGCGCGCACTATCCCAGCGTCCACTACCGGAGCCTCGAGGTGAGCCCGTACGCGGCCTCGAAGTACGGCCACGAGCTCGCCAACATCGCCACGTTCCGAGCGCGGGAGACCTTCGACCTCGTGATCTGCCAGGGGGTGCTCCAGTACCTCGATGACGCCGCCGCAGAGGCCGCCCTCGAGCGGCTGGGCGTGCTTTCGCGGGGGTTTCTGTACCTCGAGGCCATCACCGCCCGCGACCTCCGCACGGTGTGCGACCTCGAGCGCACCGACGCGCAGGTGTTCGCGCGGCCGGGGAGCTTCTATCGAGCTCGCCTCAGGGGCGCCTTTCGGTTCGTCGGGTGCGGGCTCTACTACTCGAAGGCGGGCGAGCTGCGCTTCTACGAGCTCGAGCGCGGGCCGGGCGCGTGA
- a CDS encoding VWA domain-containing protein, whose product MVNGTRASAQAVIERTKSRPPRARTSIAAVIAVTSWMSVVAGCAPETRIVVAAPATPTSATAPGAALPLAQGAASSEPADKARAAVSSDAIQVFAAAESSVLRTGTSQAFIGVGVDVPRGHVAFRPKVAVGLLVDTSGSMAGAKIESARRAATTFVQNLVDGDVVGVDVFDDTARTLVVPTVLDAETRPRILAAIAALGTGGSTNMFDGLTLSESHLAGSPATHAVRRVVILSDGRANVGRSSAAELGNIAERGLASRVQVTSLGVGLDYDESTLNALSVRSSGRLYHIGDPREMTATLQREVALIGDTVASDASLEVVPAPGVRVIGAEGVHSTWNGRAFRIPLGALFAGQHREALVRVALDGAEAQTERPLASVRLVYRDPRDGDLERVKETVARVSFSSDDAAVARGADERVKAMVSLVDAGRVQIAAAQRINEGDFAAADRELSVAQRSLEERAHATRDVAEKKRLDSQAQALGATRSSVAKAAAAPKPVQRSEALKLNKEGMSTMGF is encoded by the coding sequence ATGGTGAACGGCACACGGGCGAGCGCGCAGGCAGTCATCGAACGCACAAAGTCTCGGCCGCCGCGCGCGCGGACCTCCATCGCCGCCGTCATCGCGGTCACATCGTGGATGTCGGTCGTCGCCGGGTGCGCCCCCGAGACACGGATCGTCGTGGCCGCGCCCGCCACCCCGACCAGCGCGACCGCGCCCGGGGCCGCGCTTCCCCTCGCGCAAGGCGCAGCCTCCAGCGAGCCGGCCGACAAGGCCCGCGCCGCCGTGAGCTCGGACGCTATCCAGGTCTTCGCCGCCGCGGAGAGCTCGGTGCTGCGCACCGGCACGTCGCAGGCCTTCATCGGCGTGGGGGTCGACGTGCCGCGGGGCCACGTGGCGTTCCGGCCCAAGGTCGCCGTCGGCCTCCTGGTCGACACCTCCGGCTCCATGGCGGGCGCCAAGATCGAGAGCGCGCGCCGCGCGGCCACGACCTTCGTGCAGAACCTGGTCGACGGTGACGTGGTCGGGGTCGACGTGTTCGACGACACGGCTCGGACGCTCGTCGTTCCCACGGTGCTCGACGCGGAGACCCGCCCGCGAATCCTGGCGGCCATCGCCGCGCTCGGCACCGGCGGCTCGACCAACATGTTCGACGGGCTCACCCTGAGCGAGTCGCACCTCGCCGGCAGCCCGGCCACCCACGCCGTACGTCGCGTCGTCATCCTGTCGGACGGCCGCGCCAACGTCGGTCGCTCGAGCGCGGCGGAGCTCGGCAACATCGCGGAGCGCGGGCTCGCTTCGCGCGTGCAGGTCACCTCGCTCGGGGTCGGGCTCGACTACGACGAGAGCACGTTGAACGCGCTCTCTGTGCGCTCGAGTGGGCGCCTCTACCACATTGGGGACCCTCGCGAGATGACCGCCACTCTCCAGCGCGAAGTGGCCCTGATCGGCGACACCGTGGCCAGCGACGCGAGCCTCGAGGTGGTGCCCGCGCCCGGCGTCCGCGTGATTGGCGCCGAGGGTGTCCATTCGACGTGGAACGGGCGCGCGTTCCGCATCCCGCTCGGCGCGCTCTTCGCAGGACAGCACCGCGAGGCGCTGGTGCGGGTCGCGCTCGACGGCGCCGAGGCCCAGACCGAACGCCCACTCGCGAGCGTTCGCCTGGTCTACCGCGATCCGCGCGACGGCGATCTCGAGCGGGTCAAGGAGACGGTCGCCCGGGTCTCGTTCTCGTCCGACGACGCGGCCGTCGCGCGGGGCGCGGACGAGCGCGTCAAGGCGATGGTGTCGCTCGTGGACGCCGGTCGCGTCCAAATCGCGGCCGCGCAGCGCATCAACGAGGGCGACTTCGCCGCCGCGGACCGCGAGCTCAGCGTCGCGCAGCGGAGCCTCGAGGAGCGCGCGCACGCCACCCGCGACGTCGCCGAGAAGAAGCGCCTCGACTCCCAGGCGCAGGCGCTCGGCGCGACCCGCAGCTCGGTCGCGAAGGCCGCGGCGGCGCCGAAGCCGGTCCAGCGGAGCGAGGCGCTCAAGCTGAACAAGGAGGGCATGAGCACGATGGGTTTCTGA
- a CDS encoding phospholipase, with amino-acid sequence MRGVARATFCAALACALASCGAPVPPPAPPPAPGTAPVVPPAARARARARDCELVESWPVETRLDHADIPDAASVWIAMIDGARETLEIAEFYLSDAPPSARPSALTKVVAAIQRAAARGVRVRVLVEDAFYAKYPELPDALAATPGVALRRAEGKRLYGGGILHAKYFVVDGRDAYVGSQNFDYRSLEHIHELGLRTRDASVVTRLVATFRRDFRAAGGDAPLPPPLAPEPANAAVHFAASPRDALPEGVAWDLPLLEARLDGARREVLVQALGYKAAMRDGAPFVALDAALRRALARGVRVTLQVGHWHGKEPSLLALREAGATVRVLEVPRWSGGDVPFARVIHAKYMVVDGERAWLGTSNWEGDYFLKSRNVSVFIDDASFAKRLARVFADVAEALPEAR; translated from the coding sequence GTGAGGGGGGTTGCCCGAGCCACGTTCTGCGCGGCCCTCGCGTGCGCGCTGGCTTCGTGCGGCGCGCCCGTCCCGCCACCTGCTCCCCCGCCCGCACCCGGGACGGCTCCCGTCGTTCCCCCGGCGGCCCGCGCGCGCGCGCGCGCGCGCGACTGCGAGCTCGTCGAGTCGTGGCCGGTGGAGACGCGGCTCGATCACGCCGACATCCCCGACGCCGCGAGCGTGTGGATCGCCATGATCGACGGGGCCCGCGAGACCCTCGAGATCGCAGAGTTTTACTTGAGCGACGCGCCGCCGAGCGCGCGTCCGTCCGCGCTCACCAAGGTGGTCGCGGCCATTCAGCGGGCCGCCGCGCGCGGCGTGCGTGTGCGCGTGCTCGTCGAGGACGCGTTCTACGCGAAGTACCCGGAGCTGCCGGACGCGCTCGCCGCCACGCCGGGGGTCGCGCTCCGCCGCGCGGAGGGCAAGCGCCTCTACGGCGGCGGCATCCTCCACGCGAAGTACTTCGTCGTCGACGGCCGCGACGCGTACGTCGGGAGCCAGAACTTCGACTACCGGTCGCTCGAGCACATCCACGAGCTCGGCCTGCGCACGCGGGACGCGAGCGTCGTGACCCGCCTGGTGGCGACGTTTCGGCGCGATTTCCGCGCCGCGGGCGGCGACGCCCCTCTGCCACCGCCGCTCGCGCCCGAGCCCGCGAACGCCGCGGTCCACTTCGCCGCAAGCCCACGGGACGCCCTCCCCGAAGGCGTGGCGTGGGACCTCCCGCTGCTCGAGGCCCGCCTCGACGGGGCACGGCGCGAGGTCCTCGTGCAGGCGCTCGGCTACAAGGCCGCGATGCGCGACGGGGCGCCGTTCGTCGCGCTCGACGCGGCCCTGCGCCGCGCGCTGGCCCGCGGGGTGCGCGTGACGCTCCAGGTGGGGCACTGGCACGGCAAGGAGCCGTCGCTCCTCGCCCTGCGCGAGGCCGGCGCCACTGTGCGGGTCCTCGAGGTGCCACGGTGGTCCGGGGGCGACGTGCCCTTCGCCCGGGTGATTCATGCAAAGTACATGGTCGTCGACGGCGAGCGCGCGTGGCTCGGCACGAGCAACTGGGAGGGGGACTACTTCCTCAAGAGCCGCAACGTGAGCGTGTTCATCGACGACGCCTCCTTCGCCAAGAGGCTCGCCCGCGTCTTCGCCGACGTCGCCGAGGCGCTGCCCGAGGCGCGCTGA
- a CDS encoding chalcone isomerase family protein: MQTRSTPRALAVLASLVVALLFAPPASADDWQLTGAGVRTRTVESFEFAIYDIQHFVRGPLAEKSKHRVMVADVSKKVVWTMRRDVKAETMQSALRGGFARNGYADSSKIALFVNAFHNLHAGQRVTITYDTDRKLTVLAIEGGSAVAVVGVEFMRAVWAQWFGGTDQPALGEQLIAKLP; encoded by the coding sequence ATGCAAACGCGTAGCACTCCCCGCGCCCTCGCCGTCCTGGCCTCGCTCGTCGTCGCGCTGCTCTTCGCGCCACCGGCCTCGGCGGACGACTGGCAGCTCACGGGGGCGGGCGTGCGGACGCGCACGGTCGAGTCCTTCGAGTTCGCGATCTACGACATTCAGCACTTCGTCCGGGGCCCTCTGGCGGAGAAGAGCAAGCACCGCGTGATGGTGGCCGACGTGTCGAAGAAGGTGGTTTGGACGATGCGCCGCGACGTGAAGGCCGAGACCATGCAGAGCGCGCTGCGCGGCGGTTTTGCGCGCAACGGGTACGCGGACTCCAGCAAGATCGCGCTGTTCGTGAACGCGTTCCACAATCTGCACGCCGGCCAGCGGGTGACCATCACCTACGACACCGATCGGAAGCTCACGGTCCTCGCCATCGAGGGGGGCTCCGCCGTCGCCGTCGTGGGGGTCGAGTTCATGCGCGCCGTGTGGGCGCAGTGGTTCGGCGGCACGGACCAGCCGGCGCTCGGTGAGCAGCTCATCGCGAAGCTCCCGTGA
- a CDS encoding copper-binding protein — MSANYARPGGSRVATRRAFSLGLLGVLVAAAPRTARATDRYVTRGIIKSFGKSRRYVNIAHDDIPGYMAAMTMAFHPARPEQLLGLEVGDRVEVAFVEQGDRRILESIRKV, encoded by the coding sequence ATGTCCGCGAATTACGCTCGCCCAGGTGGCTCCCGCGTGGCTACACGTCGCGCGTTCTCGCTCGGCCTCCTTGGCGTGCTCGTCGCCGCCGCGCCACGGACCGCCCGCGCCACGGACCGCTACGTGACCCGTGGTATTATTAAATCATTCGGAAAATCAAGGCGTTACGTAAACATCGCCCACGACGACATCCCGGGCTACATGGCCGCGATGACGATGGCGTTTCACCCGGCGAGGCCGGAGCAGCTGCTCGGGCTTGAGGTAGGCGACCGTGTCGAGGTCGCCTTTGTCGAGCAGGGCGACCGCCGCATCCTCGAGTCCATCCGAAAAGTCTAG
- a CDS encoding serine/threonine protein kinase — protein MGELPACPAAAASPAAAGVEPATAGARQVHPTLTSQAAVPGLTPALPVPISPVPAHLAGALAGAPLGPAVVLQAPPRVNTGSFAAAPAPPVSVHGNERPITGSFGAVPSTRGTIKLPEPGTTLRSTRGEYVVTSVLGAGEFGAVFDCIGPFDQHYAVKVIRPANRPYAEVHAEWAREASRLMSLRHPNVVYIHDAFEQEALFYLALEKCEHSLKDMLGAPMQEGLVLELTRQLLAAVQFLHDNDVVHDDLHAGNVLMRHLTDRPVVKISDFGISHELRGMTAIRPNVVHHAIMAPEILSTGYTSKQSDLYQVGLLLFWMVTGASAIPPALEYNELVRLVSEGEPRRRAEAIGTPLGALIAKMLRRREAFRYSSAREVWADLRELATWKERQLFPRR, from the coding sequence ATGGGCGAATTGCCCGCGTGTCCCGCGGCGGCCGCGTCTCCGGCGGCGGCCGGAGTCGAGCCTGCGACGGCCGGAGCGCGTCAGGTCCACCCGACGCTGACGAGCCAGGCCGCGGTCCCGGGCCTCACGCCCGCCCTTCCGGTCCCGATCTCGCCGGTGCCCGCTCACCTCGCGGGCGCCTTGGCGGGGGCTCCGCTCGGCCCCGCGGTGGTCCTCCAGGCTCCGCCCCGCGTGAACACGGGGAGCTTCGCCGCAGCGCCAGCACCCCCGGTGTCGGTCCACGGCAATGAGCGGCCGATCACCGGCAGCTTCGGGGCGGTCCCCTCCACGCGCGGCACGATCAAGCTCCCTGAACCGGGCACCACGCTGCGCTCGACGCGCGGCGAGTACGTCGTCACGTCGGTGCTCGGCGCCGGGGAGTTCGGCGCTGTCTTCGATTGCATCGGGCCGTTCGATCAACACTACGCGGTGAAGGTCATTCGGCCCGCGAACCGGCCGTACGCGGAGGTGCACGCGGAGTGGGCGCGCGAGGCCTCCCGGCTCATGTCCCTCCGCCACCCCAACGTCGTGTACATCCATGACGCCTTCGAGCAGGAGGCGCTCTTCTACCTCGCGCTCGAGAAGTGCGAGCACTCGCTGAAGGACATGCTGGGCGCGCCGATGCAGGAGGGGCTCGTGCTCGAGCTCACGCGGCAGCTCCTCGCGGCCGTGCAGTTTCTCCACGACAACGACGTGGTGCACGACGATCTCCACGCCGGCAACGTGCTGATGAGGCACCTCACAGACCGGCCCGTCGTGAAGATCAGCGACTTCGGGATAAGCCACGAGCTGCGCGGAATGACCGCCATCCGACCCAACGTGGTGCACCACGCGATCATGGCCCCGGAGATCCTCTCCACGGGCTACACGAGCAAACAGAGCGATCTCTACCAGGTGGGTTTGCTGCTGTTCTGGATGGTGACGGGCGCGTCGGCGATCCCTCCCGCGCTCGAGTACAACGAGCTCGTGCGGCTTGTCTCGGAGGGCGAACCGCGCCGCAGGGCGGAGGCCATCGGCACGCCGCTCGGTGCGCTCATCGCCAAGATGCTGCGGCGGCGCGAGGCGTTCCGCTACAGCTCCGCGCGCGAGGTCTGGGCCGATCTGAGAGAGCTCGCGACGTGGAAGGAGCGGCAGCTCTTCCCGAGGCGGTGA
- a CDS encoding alanine racemase: protein MTPSRSSPARRVELARRFRRALADEPRPCALVDLDAFDRNVRLFLDVAQGANRPLRVATKSVRSPELLRRIASAAPAGRVTFMTYTAAETAFLHGQGLRGFLLAYPVIERGDARSLADLAASGAELAVVVDDHAQLEVLDAAATERTTTLSVVLELDVAYRPLGSALHLGVRRSPLRGEHDALSFAERIGTYSGLRFGGLMGYEAQIAGLSDDPPGGRLDGLARRALKARSRADVEATRARVVRALEAAGRPPRIVNGGGTGNLAWCAEESTLTELTVGSGFLCSHLFDRYRGVRPEPAAFFALRVVRRAAPGIYTCAGGGYVASGPAAADRLPSPWFPEGLTLAPLEGVGEVQTPLLVPSTQHVAIGDTVFFRHAKAGELAEHFAEYLLVRGEHLEGRARTYRGHGQVFLG from the coding sequence GTGACGCCCTCGCGCTCCTCCCCGGCACGACGCGTCGAGCTCGCGCGCCGCTTCCGCCGCGCCCTCGCCGACGAGCCGCGCCCCTGCGCGCTCGTGGACCTGGACGCCTTCGACCGAAACGTCCGCCTCTTCCTCGATGTGGCCCAGGGCGCCAACAGGCCGCTTCGTGTGGCGACCAAATCGGTGCGCTCGCCCGAGCTGCTGCGGCGCATCGCGAGCGCCGCGCCGGCCGGGCGCGTGACCTTCATGACCTACACGGCGGCCGAGACCGCCTTCCTCCACGGGCAGGGCCTCCGCGGGTTCCTGCTCGCGTACCCGGTGATCGAGCGCGGTGACGCGCGCTCACTGGCCGACCTCGCCGCGTCCGGCGCGGAGCTCGCCGTCGTCGTCGACGACCACGCGCAGCTCGAGGTGCTCGACGCCGCCGCGACCGAGCGGACGACGACCCTCTCCGTGGTCCTCGAGCTCGACGTAGCCTATCGACCCTTGGGCTCGGCGCTCCACCTCGGGGTGCGGCGCAGCCCGCTCCGCGGCGAGCACGACGCGCTCTCGTTCGCCGAGCGCATTGGCACGTATTCGGGCCTCCGCTTCGGCGGCCTCATGGGCTACGAGGCGCAGATCGCCGGCCTCTCCGACGACCCGCCGGGCGGGCGACTCGACGGGCTCGCGCGCCGCGCGCTGAAGGCCCGATCACGCGCCGACGTCGAGGCGACTCGGGCCCGCGTGGTGCGCGCGCTCGAGGCCGCCGGGCGCCCTCCGCGCATCGTGAACGGCGGCGGCACTGGCAACCTCGCCTGGTGCGCCGAGGAGTCGACCCTCACCGAGCTCACGGTGGGCTCCGGCTTCCTCTGCAGCCACCTGTTCGATCGGTATCGGGGGGTCCGGCCCGAGCCCGCCGCGTTCTTCGCGTTGCGGGTGGTTCGGCGGGCGGCGCCTGGCATCTACACCTGCGCGGGCGGCGGCTACGTGGCCTCGGGGCCTGCGGCGGCGGATCGTCTGCCCTCGCCGTGGTTCCCGGAGGGGCTCACCCTCGCGCCTCTCGAGGGCGTGGGCGAGGTGCAGACGCCCCTCCTCGTGCCGTCCACCCAGCACGTCGCCATCGGCGACACCGTCTTCTTTCGCCACGCCAAGGCGGGGGAGCTCGCCGAGCACTTCGCCGAGTACTTGCTCGTGCGCGGCGAGCACCTCGAGGGCCGCGCGCGCACCTACCGCGGCCACGGCCAGGTGTTCCTCGGCTGA
- a CDS encoding serine/threonine protein kinase, which produces MPGPEDVKPVLLGRYALVAKLADGGMATLYLGRASDGGPDDLAALKVIKDGLTGDEVYEAMFLDEARILSLLSHPNVIRTHGFGITPGGHGYIAMELLLGRTLADAWDDHARADQTMPLALGTWICARVAEGLHSAHALRDENGELLRIIHRDVNPSNVFLTHDGQVKLIDFGLAHARKRAAKTGEGIVKGKIPYLAPEQAKRSDIDRRVDIFALGATLWEVCTGRRLFKRDTDAGTLQAVRDADIPDVRRLRPEVPDALATIVHRALAEDPADRYGTAGELQRALDAFLEAQYGRVERTAREAELSAYLDAHFPGERARQLAWVAAARASRAPAPAVPPTVPPPGPLAAPPVLPHAAGGPAGDVSDDALGRPRVPVAVIVTLGLVVAVVLFALAALRS; this is translated from the coding sequence GTGCCAGGCCCCGAAGACGTCAAGCCGGTTCTCCTTGGGCGCTACGCCCTCGTCGCCAAGCTCGCGGACGGCGGAATGGCCACGCTCTACCTCGGGCGCGCGTCCGACGGTGGCCCCGACGACCTCGCGGCGCTGAAGGTCATCAAAGATGGGCTCACCGGCGACGAGGTGTACGAGGCCATGTTCCTCGACGAAGCACGGATCCTCTCCTTGCTCTCGCACCCGAACGTGATCCGCACCCACGGCTTCGGGATCACCCCCGGCGGACACGGCTACATCGCGATGGAGCTGCTGCTGGGGCGCACGCTCGCGGACGCGTGGGACGACCACGCGCGCGCCGATCAGACCATGCCCCTCGCGCTGGGCACGTGGATCTGCGCACGCGTGGCCGAGGGGCTCCACTCGGCGCACGCGCTGCGCGACGAGAACGGGGAGCTCCTCCGGATCATCCACCGCGACGTGAACCCTAGCAACGTGTTCCTCACCCACGACGGGCAGGTGAAGCTCATCGACTTCGGCCTCGCCCACGCCCGCAAGCGCGCGGCGAAGACGGGCGAGGGCATCGTGAAGGGCAAGATCCCTTACCTTGCGCCAGAGCAGGCGAAGCGCTCGGACATCGACCGTCGCGTCGACATCTTCGCCCTCGGCGCCACGCTCTGGGAGGTCTGCACGGGGCGGCGCCTCTTCAAGCGCGACACCGACGCTGGCACGCTCCAGGCGGTCCGGGACGCGGACATCCCCGACGTGAGGCGGCTCCGCCCGGAGGTCCCCGACGCGCTCGCGACCATCGTCCACCGCGCCCTCGCAGAGGATCCGGCGGATCGCTACGGCACCGCCGGTGAGCTTCAGCGCGCCCTCGACGCCTTCCTCGAAGCGCAGTACGGACGCGTCGAGCGGACGGCGCGCGAGGCCGAGCTCAGCGCCTACCTCGACGCCCATTTCCCCGGAGAGCGCGCGCGACAGCTCGCGTGGGTCGCGGCCGCGAGGGCGAGCCGGGCGCCGGCTCCCGCCGTTCCCCCCACCGTGCCACCGCCCGGTCCGCTCGCCGCTCCGCCCGTCCTGCCCCACGCCGCCGGGGGGCCCGCGGGCGATGTCTCCGACGACGCGCTTGGTCGGCCCCGCGTCCCGGTCGCCGTGATCGTGACCCTCGGCCTCGTCGTCGCGGTCGTGCTCTTCGCCCTGGCGGCGCTGCGGAGCTGA